The Panicum virgatum strain AP13 chromosome 6K, P.virgatum_v5, whole genome shotgun sequence nucleotide sequence ATATACGGGAGAATGGCGGGAGCGAGGGTCTGGGCGCGGGCGGGAAGAGCTCGCCCGGAGGAAATTTTCCCGCCGCTGCACCGGATCTGCGGAAGAAACACGATGAGCCCCAGTGCAGTTTCATCTGCGTACCAAGGCCTGAGTAACGGTGCCGGCCTCGTTTCATCTGGACGAAACTTgtatcctctctctcctctccaatTTCTTGCCACATCACCACAAAAGCTGATGTGTCATCACATTAATGCGCATGAAACCCTGATGAAACGATGCACTGGGAATAGCCTTATTACCATCAGCTACATGTTCAGACTTCAGAACCGTACCAAGGACCGACCATTCATTTCATCAGTGATGGGTCAATGTTGGGTCCCGATCGAAGGATGTCACATAAGTGATTGGTCGGAGTAGGACCTCCCACACTATTATTGTTGATTTGTGCTCTAGCTAGGCTTCTCTAATTTTTTACAACGAGGGTTCAGAATATGTGCAAGATTCGTAACACAGCAGACGACGGAAATATGCTAAGAAGATTTACATTCCTCCTAATGGAAAATAAAGCTACACCTACACTACACCTGATCCAGAATTCCATAGTCGATCTGAGTTGCCCCCTCCACCAATTTATTCCCACCTTTCTTGTACTCCCCATAGATGTACGACGAGAAGGCCCAGAGACAAAGCACCATGGCGACGCCTTTCTCGGCGCCGAACTCGTCCCCGAAcacgaccacgccgccggcgacgttCACCGCCAGCAGCGCCGTCATGCAGATGCCGCCGTGCAGCGACGTGGTCAGGTACACCGTGCCCGCCGTGCCGAAGAAGCACATCTGCCAGCTGAGGACGGCCGCCCCGACCACCGCGTAGTAGGCCGCCGGCGACAGGTCCCACGTcgcctccacgccgctccacgGCCCCTTGCCGCCGGAGGACGCAGCCATGCCGGCTCCGGACACGGCGGTCGCCACCGCCTCCATGATCACCTGCGACTCCACCACCATCCTGAAGCCCCTCACGCCGCCGTGCCGGTACAAGAGCTCGGCCGCCGGCAGGTAGAGCGCGAAGAGCAGCGCCGCGCCGAGGGTGGACGCCACCCCGACCATGTagtccgcgccgccggcggcgtcggagtccgaacggccgccgccgactccaTGCCGGAGCGCGAGCAGCAGCGAGGACAGCGTGAGGAGCACGACGGCGTTGACGTTCGCGAAGGAAAGCGGCACGCGGACGAGCGCCGCAGCGAGCGCCAGCGTGAAGGCGAGCTGCAtggagaggagcagcgaggtGGTGGACACGGGCAGGTAGGAAGTGCCGCACGAGTAGAGCAGGTTGTTGAGCCCCATCACCAGGCCCAGGAGCACGCAGTAGAGCACGAGCCGCGGCGTGAAGCCGCCGAACATCCtcgacgacgccggcggcggccgggccaggaggaggaggagcagcagcagcgggaaGCCGGCGGACTGGACCAGCGTGGCGAGCCACCGgtcggcgccgccgtgcgcgaaGTAGAACCGGGACAGGAGGCTCGACGACAGCGACCCGCCGAACAGCGCCGCGTAGGTGACCACCAGCAGCAgagagcggcgcgcggcgcagcGGCTGAGACTACTGATAACCGGCGGCACGTCaacgaggggcggcggcggcggcgcgccggcgaggcgctCGTGGTCATGGGCCGCCAGCAGGTGGGCGCGGAGCTGTGTGGTCGCCGGGGGCTCCTCCTTGACGGCGGCTGCTTTGTTGCTGTTGGCGTCCATGATGAATGAGCAGTGGATTTATTGCTGCCTAGTAGCAAAGCTAGCTGCTAGTGCAACCTGCCTGGTATTTAAGGGATATTTCCAGAGCATGTCGGTACGAAATGGCGAGCCTTTGTTTAGAGCCAGTTGGTGACCCATGAAGGGGACTCCATGGAATACAATGTCGATAGTGGGGTGCAATTATTTGCGCCCAAAGGATGCTTTCGTTGTCAGTGATGTTATACACCAGCTGGGGCCTACATACCTTATTACGTTCACGTACACATCCTTATGCTTGTGTCATGCTTGTTTCAGTGACCCAGCAGCTAGCAGTCCTTgcaatagcacaagaaaaaaaaacacttgagCAGTATGCACTAGTACTACTGTTAGTTCTTACTGTTCATTCTGGATGACTACTGGGAACGAGTGACATCTCTGTGTCACACATGAGACAAAGGAGAAAGAATCCCTCCTCTCCTTTGTACCAGGTACCTGTCGGCGCTAGAAGCGTCTGCCCTTGTAGCGTAGCGTATCAACAGTATTGTCGTTATACAAGGGTCCGGCTGCCGTTTGTTTTCTTCTTCAGAAATATCAGGAAACGCTGTAAAAATGATGCAGTCACATGCTAGCTGTCTTCGCGAGGATTCCAAACAAAGATCACGCCTAGACTGAAATCCGTACTAGATGCATCCAGGTGTTTGGTTCGAGGAATCGCCTAATCCCTAGATGAGTCTACCTCATGAGTGTAGTTGGGATatataggccgtgtttagatatataggccgtgtttagagCGCAAAAATTTTTTCGTtaaaatcttactaatttgaagtactaaatgaagtctatttacaaaacttttttacagatggattgtaaatcgcgagacgaatctaatgatgctaattaattcatgattaatcaataattaacggatagttactgtagtatcactgttgcaaatcatggattaagtaggctcattggattcgtctcgcgatttacagctcatttatacaaaaagttttataaatagacttcatctaGTACTtaatgcatgtgtcgaaacattcgctGTAAtggtttttttgtgtttacgaggTTTACGGGTAAAAATCTAAACAGTGCCATAATACCATCCCCTTATGAGTACGATGTGATGATAGATCGACTACTCGTTCCATTTCGCGCACCGAGCTAGCGAAAATAATGAGAAAGAACCATGGACCACCAAGCTAGTTTTCAAACCAAACACCTCCATTAATTAAAGCATCAATGACTCGATGGAGAAAGACGAAAGGGACCTCAGCGATTGCTCGCATCATAACTCCAATAATCAGCCTACAAATAACCACTGAGAGAAGCATCATCATCCTGGATAGTATGCCAGTACAGTACATGtgtatacaacaacaacaacaataaacTAGAGAAAGCTTGTGGAAAGAAGCGTTCCAAAAGATCACCGGGAGGGCGTTGGCACCTGGCCATTGGCACTTCCGGTGGGCAGGAGATAGGTCAGGCAGACGGGATCGGAGCTGTACCCAGCAGTCCATCGTCAGATCGAAACAAGTGATCGAATCGAGAGAGGGGTGGAGGGCCCGGGATCGCTGGCCACCACCAGCGACCTACCTACGCAGAAGATCTTGATACGATCCGGACACGGGCCCCGGTGGCTGCAGCCTTTCGAGGCCCCATTGCCGCCGGACCCTGGGACAAAGCCGCCTGCCACTTGACGGCTTCCGGTGGTGGTGGGCGCCGCTAGCTGCAAGCGTAGGCTGAAAGGAACGCTAGTGACTGTGGTGAAGCTCGATCGCCACGCCCGGCCGGCAGGGAATCTGGAAGTTTTACTTTGCACCACCCAGCACGGCGTGCTCATCGCTCTGCCGTCTCTTTCTGACGCCGATTTGTCGCACCGCTGGAGCGTTCCTGACTCCTGATAAGCATACAGGCATGTGGGCACAAAGTTTCGAGTCCCCCGGTGTCGGAGAAGTAGAGAAGATTCCAGGCAGACGATCCGTTATACCGGAGGACAGAGCAGTTTAATTGGTTGATGTTATTGGTCGCCAATTTATAAAC carries:
- the LOC120711924 gene encoding probable purine permease 4, which encodes MDANSNKAAAVKEEPPATTQLRAHLLAAHDHERLAGAPPPPPLVDVPPVISSLSRCAARRSLLLVVTYAALFGGSLSSSLLSRFYFAHGGADRWLATLVQSAGFPLLLLLLLLARPPPASSRMFGGFTPRLVLYCVLLGLVMGLNNLLYSCGTSYLPVSTTSLLLSMQLAFTLALAAALVRVPLSFANVNAVVLLTLSSLLLALRHGVGGGRSDSDAAGGADYMVGVASTLGAALLFALYLPAAELLYRHGGVRGFRMVVESQVIMEAVATAVSGAGMAASSGGKGPWSGVEATWDLSPAAYYAVVGAAVLSWQMCFFGTAGTVYLTTSLHGGICMTALLAVNVAGGVVVFGDEFGAEKGVAMVLCLWAFSSYIYGEYKKGGNKLVEGATQIDYGILDQV